In a genomic window of Festucalex cinctus isolate MCC-2025b chromosome 11, RoL_Fcin_1.0, whole genome shotgun sequence:
- the ofd1 gene encoding centriole and centriolar satellite protein ofd1 isoform X1 → MSAKEDAISPDELRKRLYKTLRDRGVLDTLKTQLRNQLIHELKPAPLSGAEPSLRSDSLFVSACNNIVADYLHSSGYEYSLSVFCPESGLSKEKLFKKGDLLECLKISPESPLYKSLSPSADNKGFLINLLSHITDHHKAGLHCHAGTQTTSSASYEQSLVEKMKMIDKEYDHVNCSGEKWFSFQSKLASYRRELESQMQIEMNTKMQHFKAVEVAKVKMEEKVQFQKEFDKLKQELERTYEMKAKALSTREKHAIERLEKQQEIEEKNVYMQRQMVLKEIDTLRNRESELKLRMEAFEETCQIHEEKVKAGEDLLRRRELAVKTMEEMYEQRLKNELSSYQLELKEDYNKRTNQLTASEKRNKEESIRNQKDSAEIRAKLEEYNKACSEMKRLQGELDATQQQTSLLRQQNELLRERLESMNDFPSLKEDNTHLQGQVKLLKKQLEEAQEEKRRLQADLGKPSDEQLALQVELRTLQSACKVAEEEFANQKHVLQKQLQFEVERCGQLKVQLMECEEKLQWTTALVEKLKYQLRQTQQALENNPEPSPVDRFVVHLSGDKLPPPDIYVDQSSPRPLATYERVGDFDSGFDVMAQCNSRMRELERESESLEEKYLKYQQRAAQRSSASRRRPATPSGRADSPLLTLTSDLSRPYPSHLSKTFVRPLSPKKARTPSPAAYAAGNAFPAAQHRVTFYQDQLHKSYGISSLSSADLQSTRHDDLPKGQHSFAHLSFPARRKLHPDVAKEVASSSSSLFRDSHDDIRPPSVPGDEGSSSGEFSPELSPPPSPELQSAVPDRRSVPSPQRVSSSSHSSPPPDKINVEDLAGVSPEPGHIPELLVGAAVPLSSSSSSEAPGGPSVPRPQSPRDLPGAAADSRGRAESSQISTTSEVEDKEDEEQRWERERKEKQEVRRREQEEAREREQQEAEKLEKETLLQQQQQQEEEEKNEGGDEDKRQEEDVPNENPLEKYMKMVLEAREKKQDKSSGGEEEHVSPDVKSLSEEKDNSIVAYLHKEEDADEDFW, encoded by the exons atgtcagccaaGGAAGATGCTATATCCCCAGACGAGCTCAGGAAGAGGCTTTATAAAACGCTGAGAGATAGGGGAGTTCTGGATACACTTAAG ACTCAATTGCGCAACCAACTCATCCATGAGTTAAAACCTGCACCATTAAGTGGAGCAGAGCCATCTCTGAGATCAGATTCACTTTTTGTGTCAGCCTGCAACAACATAGTGGCGGACTATCTTCACAGCTCAGGCTATGAATACTCCTTATCTGTATTCTGTCCTGAGAGTGGCCTGTCCAAAGAGAAG TTGTTCAAGAAAGGTGATCTTCTTGAGTGTCTTAAAATCAGCCCCGAGTCACCACTTTACAAATCCCTG TCCCCGAGCGCCGATAATAAAG GCTTCTTAATCAACCTTTTGTCACACATCACTGACCATCACAAAGCTGGTCTTCACTGCCATGCTGGCACTCAGACAACAAGCTCAGCAAGTTATGAACAGTCTCTTG tTGAGAAGATGAAAATGATCGACAAGGAATATGATCATGTGAACTGCAGTGGGGAAAAGTGGTTTTCATTTCAGTCTAAGTTGGCTTCCTATAGGAGAGAACTAGAATCACAAATGCAGATTGAAATGAACACAAAG ATGCAGCACTTTAAAGCGGTTGAAGTTGCCAAAGTTAAGATGGAGGAGAAAGTGCAGTTTCAGAAGGAGTTCGACAAGCTCAAACAAGAACTGGAGAGAACCTATGAGATGAAAGCGAAGGCATTGAGCACCAGGGAGAAACACGCCATTGAGCGGCTTGAAAAACAACAAGAG ATCGAGGAAAAAAACGTGTACATGCAGAGGCAAATGGTGCTGAAGGAAATCGACACACTGCGTAACAGAGAAAGTGAGCTCAAGTTGCGAATGGAGGCTTTTGAAGA GACGTGTCAAATACACGAAGAGAAAGTTAAGGCCGGCGAAGATCTGTTGAGGAGGCGAGAACTAGCAGTGAAGACCATGGAAGAAATGTATGAGCAAAGGCTGAAGAATGAACTTTCCAG TTATCAGTTGGAGCTGAAGGAGGATTACAACAAGAGAACAAATCAACTAACAGCGAGTGAGAAGCGAAACAAAG AGGAAAGCATTCGCAATCAAAAAGATTCGGCTGAAATTAGAGCCAAATTAGAGGAGTACAATAAAGCCTGTTCAGAGATGAAGCGGCTGCAG GGGGAGCTCGATGCAACGCAGCAGCAAACTAGTCTACTCCGTCAGCAGAATGAACTGCTGAGAGAAAGACTGGAAAGTATGAACGACTTCCCCAGTTTGAAAGAAGACAACACGCACCTACAGGGGCAAGTGAAGCTTCTGAAGAAACAGCTGGAGGAGGCCCAGGAGGAGAAGCGGCGTCTTCAAGCGG ACTTGGGCAAGCCCTCCGACGAGCAGCTGGCCTTGCAGGTGGAGCTCCGCACGCTTCAGAGTGCTTGTAAAGTGGCCGAGGAGGAGTTTGCCAATCAGAAGCACGTGCTGCAGAAACAGCTCCAGTTCGAG GTGGAGCGATGTGGTCAGCTGAAGGTGCAGCTGATGGAGTGCGAGGAGAAGCTGCAGTGGACGACCGCTCTTGTTGAGAAACTCAAATATCAGCTTCGCCAAACCCAACAAG CTCTTGAAAACAACCCCGAGCCATCCCCGGTCGACCGCTTCGTGGTGCACTTGAGCGGCGACAAGCTGCCCCCCCCCGACATCTACGTGGACCAAAGCTCGCCGAGGCCCCTCGCGACCTACGAGCGCGTCGGCGACTTCGACTCTGGCTTCGACGTGATGGCCCAATGTAACTCTCGCATGCGGGAGCTGGAGCGGGAGTCGGAAAGCTTGGAGGAAAAATACTTGAAGTACCAGCAGAGGGCAGCGCAGCGCTCCAGCGCCTCCCGGAGGCGTCCTGCGACGCCTTCCGGTCGGGCTGACTCTCCTCTGCTGACGCTGACGTCTGACCTCTCCCGCCCTTACCCCTCCCACCTGTCAAAGACCTTTGTGAGGCCGCTTTCCCCGAAAAAAGCTCGAACCCCCTCGCCGGCCGCCTACGCCGCCGGAAACGCCTTCCCAGCTGCTCAACACAGAGTGACCTTCTATCAAGATCAACTTCACAAGTCGTATGGCATCAGCAGCCTTTCGTCGGCAGACCTTCAGTCCACAAGACATGACGACCTCCCCAAGGGGCAACACTCATTCGCACATCTGTCCTTCCCCGCCAGGAGGAAGCTTCATCCAGATGTCGCGAAAG AAGTCgcttcgtcgtcgtcgtcgttgttCCGGGACTCACACGACGACATCCGCCCGCCCTCGGTGCCCGGCGACGAGGGGTCCAGCTCGGGTGAATTCTCCCCCGAACTGAGCCCGCCTCCCAGCCCCGAGCTCCAGAGCGCCGTGCCAGATCGGCGCAG TGTTCCAAGTCCGCAACGCGTTTCCTCCAGCTCGCATTCCTCACCGCCGCCCGACAAGATAAATGTCGAGGATCTCGCTGGCGTTTCACCAG AACCCGGCCACATTCCAGAGCTTCTCGTGGGCGCTGCCGTCccactctcctcctcctcctcctccgaggCCCCCGGTGGCCCCTCTGTCCCCCGCCCACAGTCCCCGCGGGACCTCCCGGgggccgcggccgactcccggGGCCGAGCGG AATCCTCCCAAATCTCAACAACCTCAGAGGTTGAAGATAAAGAGGATGAAGAGCAACGATGGGaaagagagaggaaagaaaAGCAAGAAGTGAGGCGACGGGAGCAAGAGGAGGCCagagagagagaacaacaggaAGCGGAAAAACTGGAGAAAGAAACC CtcttgcaacaacaacaacaacaggaggaggaagagaaaaaTGAGGGAGGAGATGAGGACAAGAGGCAGGAAGAAGACGTCCCCAATGAAAACCCTTTGGAGAAATACATGAAGATGGTTTTGGAAGCCAGGgagaaaaaacaagacaag aGCTCTGGAGGTGAAGAAGAACACGTGAGCCCAGACGTCAAGAGTTTGTCTGAAGAGAAAGATAATAG CATTGTGGCATATTTGCACAAAGAAGAAGACGCTGATGAAGATTTTTGGTGA
- the ofd1 gene encoding centriole and centriolar satellite protein ofd1 isoform X3, which produces MSAKEDAISPDELRKRLYKTLRDRGVLDTLKTQLRNQLIHELKPAPLSGAEPSLRSDSLFVSACNNIVADYLHSSGYEYSLSVFCPESGLSKEKLFKKGDLLECLKISPESPLYKSLSPSADNKGFLINLLSHITDHHKAGLHCHAGTQTTSSASYEQSLVEKMKMIDKEYDHVNCSGEKWFSFQSKLASYRRELESQMQIEMNTKMQHFKAVEVAKVKMEEKVQFQKEFDKLKQELERTYEMKAKALSTREKHAIERLEKQQEIEEKNVYMQRQMVLKEIDTLRNRESELKLRMEAFEETCQIHEEKVKAGEDLLRRRELAVKTMEEMYEQRLKNELSSYQLELKEDYNKRTNQLTASEKRNKEESIRNQKDSAEIRAKLEEYNKACSEMKRLQGELDATQQQTSLLRQQNELLRERLESMNDFPSLKEDNTHLQGQVKLLKKQLEEAQEEKRRLQADLGKPSDEQLALQVELRTLQSACKVAEEEFANQKHVLQKQLQFEVERCGQLKVQLMECEEKLQWTTALVEKLKYQLRQTQQALENNPEPSPVDRFVVHLSGDKLPPPDIYVDQSSPRPLATYERVGDFDSGFDVMAQCNSRMRELERESESLEEKYLKYQQRAAQRSSASRRRPATPSGRADSPLLTLTSDLSRPYPSHLSKTFVRPLSPKKARTPSPAAYAAGNAFPAAQHRVTFYQDQLHKSYGISSLSSADLQSTRHDDLPKGQHSFAHLSFPARRKLHPDVAKEVASSSSSLFRDSHDDIRPPSVPGDEGSSSGEFSPELSPPPSPELQSAVPDRRSVPSPQRVSSSSHSSPPPDKINVEDLAGVSPEPGHIPELLVGAAVPLSSSSSSEAPGGPSVPRPQSPRDLPGAAADSRGRAESSQISTTSEVEDKEDEEQRWERERKEKQEVRRREQEEAREREQQEAEKLEKETVN; this is translated from the exons atgtcagccaaGGAAGATGCTATATCCCCAGACGAGCTCAGGAAGAGGCTTTATAAAACGCTGAGAGATAGGGGAGTTCTGGATACACTTAAG ACTCAATTGCGCAACCAACTCATCCATGAGTTAAAACCTGCACCATTAAGTGGAGCAGAGCCATCTCTGAGATCAGATTCACTTTTTGTGTCAGCCTGCAACAACATAGTGGCGGACTATCTTCACAGCTCAGGCTATGAATACTCCTTATCTGTATTCTGTCCTGAGAGTGGCCTGTCCAAAGAGAAG TTGTTCAAGAAAGGTGATCTTCTTGAGTGTCTTAAAATCAGCCCCGAGTCACCACTTTACAAATCCCTG TCCCCGAGCGCCGATAATAAAG GCTTCTTAATCAACCTTTTGTCACACATCACTGACCATCACAAAGCTGGTCTTCACTGCCATGCTGGCACTCAGACAACAAGCTCAGCAAGTTATGAACAGTCTCTTG tTGAGAAGATGAAAATGATCGACAAGGAATATGATCATGTGAACTGCAGTGGGGAAAAGTGGTTTTCATTTCAGTCTAAGTTGGCTTCCTATAGGAGAGAACTAGAATCACAAATGCAGATTGAAATGAACACAAAG ATGCAGCACTTTAAAGCGGTTGAAGTTGCCAAAGTTAAGATGGAGGAGAAAGTGCAGTTTCAGAAGGAGTTCGACAAGCTCAAACAAGAACTGGAGAGAACCTATGAGATGAAAGCGAAGGCATTGAGCACCAGGGAGAAACACGCCATTGAGCGGCTTGAAAAACAACAAGAG ATCGAGGAAAAAAACGTGTACATGCAGAGGCAAATGGTGCTGAAGGAAATCGACACACTGCGTAACAGAGAAAGTGAGCTCAAGTTGCGAATGGAGGCTTTTGAAGA GACGTGTCAAATACACGAAGAGAAAGTTAAGGCCGGCGAAGATCTGTTGAGGAGGCGAGAACTAGCAGTGAAGACCATGGAAGAAATGTATGAGCAAAGGCTGAAGAATGAACTTTCCAG TTATCAGTTGGAGCTGAAGGAGGATTACAACAAGAGAACAAATCAACTAACAGCGAGTGAGAAGCGAAACAAAG AGGAAAGCATTCGCAATCAAAAAGATTCGGCTGAAATTAGAGCCAAATTAGAGGAGTACAATAAAGCCTGTTCAGAGATGAAGCGGCTGCAG GGGGAGCTCGATGCAACGCAGCAGCAAACTAGTCTACTCCGTCAGCAGAATGAACTGCTGAGAGAAAGACTGGAAAGTATGAACGACTTCCCCAGTTTGAAAGAAGACAACACGCACCTACAGGGGCAAGTGAAGCTTCTGAAGAAACAGCTGGAGGAGGCCCAGGAGGAGAAGCGGCGTCTTCAAGCGG ACTTGGGCAAGCCCTCCGACGAGCAGCTGGCCTTGCAGGTGGAGCTCCGCACGCTTCAGAGTGCTTGTAAAGTGGCCGAGGAGGAGTTTGCCAATCAGAAGCACGTGCTGCAGAAACAGCTCCAGTTCGAG GTGGAGCGATGTGGTCAGCTGAAGGTGCAGCTGATGGAGTGCGAGGAGAAGCTGCAGTGGACGACCGCTCTTGTTGAGAAACTCAAATATCAGCTTCGCCAAACCCAACAAG CTCTTGAAAACAACCCCGAGCCATCCCCGGTCGACCGCTTCGTGGTGCACTTGAGCGGCGACAAGCTGCCCCCCCCCGACATCTACGTGGACCAAAGCTCGCCGAGGCCCCTCGCGACCTACGAGCGCGTCGGCGACTTCGACTCTGGCTTCGACGTGATGGCCCAATGTAACTCTCGCATGCGGGAGCTGGAGCGGGAGTCGGAAAGCTTGGAGGAAAAATACTTGAAGTACCAGCAGAGGGCAGCGCAGCGCTCCAGCGCCTCCCGGAGGCGTCCTGCGACGCCTTCCGGTCGGGCTGACTCTCCTCTGCTGACGCTGACGTCTGACCTCTCCCGCCCTTACCCCTCCCACCTGTCAAAGACCTTTGTGAGGCCGCTTTCCCCGAAAAAAGCTCGAACCCCCTCGCCGGCCGCCTACGCCGCCGGAAACGCCTTCCCAGCTGCTCAACACAGAGTGACCTTCTATCAAGATCAACTTCACAAGTCGTATGGCATCAGCAGCCTTTCGTCGGCAGACCTTCAGTCCACAAGACATGACGACCTCCCCAAGGGGCAACACTCATTCGCACATCTGTCCTTCCCCGCCAGGAGGAAGCTTCATCCAGATGTCGCGAAAG AAGTCgcttcgtcgtcgtcgtcgttgttCCGGGACTCACACGACGACATCCGCCCGCCCTCGGTGCCCGGCGACGAGGGGTCCAGCTCGGGTGAATTCTCCCCCGAACTGAGCCCGCCTCCCAGCCCCGAGCTCCAGAGCGCCGTGCCAGATCGGCGCAG TGTTCCAAGTCCGCAACGCGTTTCCTCCAGCTCGCATTCCTCACCGCCGCCCGACAAGATAAATGTCGAGGATCTCGCTGGCGTTTCACCAG AACCCGGCCACATTCCAGAGCTTCTCGTGGGCGCTGCCGTCccactctcctcctcctcctcctccgaggCCCCCGGTGGCCCCTCTGTCCCCCGCCCACAGTCCCCGCGGGACCTCCCGGgggccgcggccgactcccggGGCCGAGCGG AATCCTCCCAAATCTCAACAACCTCAGAGGTTGAAGATAAAGAGGATGAAGAGCAACGATGGGaaagagagaggaaagaaaAGCAAGAAGTGAGGCGACGGGAGCAAGAGGAGGCCagagagagagaacaacaggaAGCGGAAAAACTGGAGAAAGAAACCGTAAACTAA
- the ofd1 gene encoding centriole and centriolar satellite protein ofd1 isoform X2, translating into MSAKEDAISPDELRKRLYKTLRDRGVLDTLKTQLRNQLIHELKPAPLSGAEPSLRSDSLFVSACNNIVADYLHSSGYEYSLSVFCPESGLSKEKLFKKGDLLECLKISPESPLYKSLSPSADNKGFLINLLSHITDHHKAGLHCHAGTQTTSSASYEQSLVEKMKMIDKEYDHVNCSGEKWFSFQSKLASYRRELESQMQIEMNTKHFKAVEVAKVKMEEKVQFQKEFDKLKQELERTYEMKAKALSTREKHAIERLEKQQEIEEKNVYMQRQMVLKEIDTLRNRESELKLRMEAFEETCQIHEEKVKAGEDLLRRRELAVKTMEEMYEQRLKNELSSYQLELKEDYNKRTNQLTASEKRNKEESIRNQKDSAEIRAKLEEYNKACSEMKRLQGELDATQQQTSLLRQQNELLRERLESMNDFPSLKEDNTHLQGQVKLLKKQLEEAQEEKRRLQADLGKPSDEQLALQVELRTLQSACKVAEEEFANQKHVLQKQLQFEVERCGQLKVQLMECEEKLQWTTALVEKLKYQLRQTQQALENNPEPSPVDRFVVHLSGDKLPPPDIYVDQSSPRPLATYERVGDFDSGFDVMAQCNSRMRELERESESLEEKYLKYQQRAAQRSSASRRRPATPSGRADSPLLTLTSDLSRPYPSHLSKTFVRPLSPKKARTPSPAAYAAGNAFPAAQHRVTFYQDQLHKSYGISSLSSADLQSTRHDDLPKGQHSFAHLSFPARRKLHPDVAKEVASSSSSLFRDSHDDIRPPSVPGDEGSSSGEFSPELSPPPSPELQSAVPDRRSVPSPQRVSSSSHSSPPPDKINVEDLAGVSPEPGHIPELLVGAAVPLSSSSSSEAPGGPSVPRPQSPRDLPGAAADSRGRAESSQISTTSEVEDKEDEEQRWERERKEKQEVRRREQEEAREREQQEAEKLEKETLLQQQQQQEEEEKNEGGDEDKRQEEDVPNENPLEKYMKMVLEAREKKQDKSSGGEEEHVSPDVKSLSEEKDNSIVAYLHKEEDADEDFW; encoded by the exons atgtcagccaaGGAAGATGCTATATCCCCAGACGAGCTCAGGAAGAGGCTTTATAAAACGCTGAGAGATAGGGGAGTTCTGGATACACTTAAG ACTCAATTGCGCAACCAACTCATCCATGAGTTAAAACCTGCACCATTAAGTGGAGCAGAGCCATCTCTGAGATCAGATTCACTTTTTGTGTCAGCCTGCAACAACATAGTGGCGGACTATCTTCACAGCTCAGGCTATGAATACTCCTTATCTGTATTCTGTCCTGAGAGTGGCCTGTCCAAAGAGAAG TTGTTCAAGAAAGGTGATCTTCTTGAGTGTCTTAAAATCAGCCCCGAGTCACCACTTTACAAATCCCTG TCCCCGAGCGCCGATAATAAAG GCTTCTTAATCAACCTTTTGTCACACATCACTGACCATCACAAAGCTGGTCTTCACTGCCATGCTGGCACTCAGACAACAAGCTCAGCAAGTTATGAACAGTCTCTTG tTGAGAAGATGAAAATGATCGACAAGGAATATGATCATGTGAACTGCAGTGGGGAAAAGTGGTTTTCATTTCAGTCTAAGTTGGCTTCCTATAGGAGAGAACTAGAATCACAAATGCAGATTGAAATGAACACAAAG CACTTTAAAGCGGTTGAAGTTGCCAAAGTTAAGATGGAGGAGAAAGTGCAGTTTCAGAAGGAGTTCGACAAGCTCAAACAAGAACTGGAGAGAACCTATGAGATGAAAGCGAAGGCATTGAGCACCAGGGAGAAACACGCCATTGAGCGGCTTGAAAAACAACAAGAG ATCGAGGAAAAAAACGTGTACATGCAGAGGCAAATGGTGCTGAAGGAAATCGACACACTGCGTAACAGAGAAAGTGAGCTCAAGTTGCGAATGGAGGCTTTTGAAGA GACGTGTCAAATACACGAAGAGAAAGTTAAGGCCGGCGAAGATCTGTTGAGGAGGCGAGAACTAGCAGTGAAGACCATGGAAGAAATGTATGAGCAAAGGCTGAAGAATGAACTTTCCAG TTATCAGTTGGAGCTGAAGGAGGATTACAACAAGAGAACAAATCAACTAACAGCGAGTGAGAAGCGAAACAAAG AGGAAAGCATTCGCAATCAAAAAGATTCGGCTGAAATTAGAGCCAAATTAGAGGAGTACAATAAAGCCTGTTCAGAGATGAAGCGGCTGCAG GGGGAGCTCGATGCAACGCAGCAGCAAACTAGTCTACTCCGTCAGCAGAATGAACTGCTGAGAGAAAGACTGGAAAGTATGAACGACTTCCCCAGTTTGAAAGAAGACAACACGCACCTACAGGGGCAAGTGAAGCTTCTGAAGAAACAGCTGGAGGAGGCCCAGGAGGAGAAGCGGCGTCTTCAAGCGG ACTTGGGCAAGCCCTCCGACGAGCAGCTGGCCTTGCAGGTGGAGCTCCGCACGCTTCAGAGTGCTTGTAAAGTGGCCGAGGAGGAGTTTGCCAATCAGAAGCACGTGCTGCAGAAACAGCTCCAGTTCGAG GTGGAGCGATGTGGTCAGCTGAAGGTGCAGCTGATGGAGTGCGAGGAGAAGCTGCAGTGGACGACCGCTCTTGTTGAGAAACTCAAATATCAGCTTCGCCAAACCCAACAAG CTCTTGAAAACAACCCCGAGCCATCCCCGGTCGACCGCTTCGTGGTGCACTTGAGCGGCGACAAGCTGCCCCCCCCCGACATCTACGTGGACCAAAGCTCGCCGAGGCCCCTCGCGACCTACGAGCGCGTCGGCGACTTCGACTCTGGCTTCGACGTGATGGCCCAATGTAACTCTCGCATGCGGGAGCTGGAGCGGGAGTCGGAAAGCTTGGAGGAAAAATACTTGAAGTACCAGCAGAGGGCAGCGCAGCGCTCCAGCGCCTCCCGGAGGCGTCCTGCGACGCCTTCCGGTCGGGCTGACTCTCCTCTGCTGACGCTGACGTCTGACCTCTCCCGCCCTTACCCCTCCCACCTGTCAAAGACCTTTGTGAGGCCGCTTTCCCCGAAAAAAGCTCGAACCCCCTCGCCGGCCGCCTACGCCGCCGGAAACGCCTTCCCAGCTGCTCAACACAGAGTGACCTTCTATCAAGATCAACTTCACAAGTCGTATGGCATCAGCAGCCTTTCGTCGGCAGACCTTCAGTCCACAAGACATGACGACCTCCCCAAGGGGCAACACTCATTCGCACATCTGTCCTTCCCCGCCAGGAGGAAGCTTCATCCAGATGTCGCGAAAG AAGTCgcttcgtcgtcgtcgtcgttgttCCGGGACTCACACGACGACATCCGCCCGCCCTCGGTGCCCGGCGACGAGGGGTCCAGCTCGGGTGAATTCTCCCCCGAACTGAGCCCGCCTCCCAGCCCCGAGCTCCAGAGCGCCGTGCCAGATCGGCGCAG TGTTCCAAGTCCGCAACGCGTTTCCTCCAGCTCGCATTCCTCACCGCCGCCCGACAAGATAAATGTCGAGGATCTCGCTGGCGTTTCACCAG AACCCGGCCACATTCCAGAGCTTCTCGTGGGCGCTGCCGTCccactctcctcctcctcctcctccgaggCCCCCGGTGGCCCCTCTGTCCCCCGCCCACAGTCCCCGCGGGACCTCCCGGgggccgcggccgactcccggGGCCGAGCGG AATCCTCCCAAATCTCAACAACCTCAGAGGTTGAAGATAAAGAGGATGAAGAGCAACGATGGGaaagagagaggaaagaaaAGCAAGAAGTGAGGCGACGGGAGCAAGAGGAGGCCagagagagagaacaacaggaAGCGGAAAAACTGGAGAAAGAAACC CtcttgcaacaacaacaacaacaggaggaggaagagaaaaaTGAGGGAGGAGATGAGGACAAGAGGCAGGAAGAAGACGTCCCCAATGAAAACCCTTTGGAGAAATACATGAAGATGGTTTTGGAAGCCAGGgagaaaaaacaagacaag aGCTCTGGAGGTGAAGAAGAACACGTGAGCCCAGACGTCAAGAGTTTGTCTGAAGAGAAAGATAATAG CATTGTGGCATATTTGCACAAAGAAGAAGACGCTGATGAAGATTTTTGGTGA